Proteins encoded by one window of Nicotiana tabacum cultivar K326 chromosome 10, ASM71507v2, whole genome shotgun sequence:
- the LOC107785781 gene encoding uncharacterized protein LOC107785781, with protein sequence MWSIKDKLSTRLMNICIASLCKAKQLEKAESVIVDGIRIGVQPDVVTYNTVIAAYCRVVGIDAGYSILHRMKEAGINPDVITYNSLIAGATRYCMLSRCLDLFDEMLEMSILPDIWSYNTLMHCFFKLRKPDEAYRVFQDIILKDISLHPATFNILMNGLCKNGYTENALMLFRSLKRHGFTPQLVTYNILIHGLCKSGRGKTAKEFLNELVEAGHIPNAITYTTVMKCCFRCRQFEEGLKIFAEMRRKGYTYDAFAYCTVASMLLKTGRMNEANEYLGYIITNGFDLDTVSFNNIINLYYKEGQLDNAYKLLYEAEKKGLKSDKYTHTILIDGLCRTGNFKEAQQHLDCMSMMGFDSNLVALNSFINGLCKAGHLDHALQMFESMDAKDSFTYSTIVHGLCKAGRFRAASKLLLSCVRDGMRILKSNKRVVISGLRSSGFSHEARKVQSKIRLAKILHY encoded by the coding sequence ATGTGGAGTATCAAAGATAAATTATCAACAAGGTTAATGAATATTTGCATAGCATCTCTTTGCAAAGCCAAACAATTGGAGAAAGCTGAATCGGTAATAGTTGATGGCATAAGAATCGGAGTACAACCAGATGTCGTCACTTACAATACAGTGATTGCTGCGTATTGTCGCGTTGTTGGCATTGATGCAGGTTATTCCATCCTTCATAGGATGAAGGAAGCTGGAATTAATCCTGATGTTATTACGTATAACTCTTTAATAGCTGGAGCTACCAGATATTGCATGTTATCCCGATGTCTCGATCTGTTTGATGAAATGCTTGAGATGAGTATTCTTCCTGATATTTGGAGTTACAACACCTTAATGCATTGCTTCTTTAAATTGAGAAAGCCAGATGAGGCTTACAGAGTTTTTCAGGATattattttgaaagatatttctCTTCATCCAGCAACATTCAATATATTAATGAATGGTCTTTGTAAGAATGGATATACAGAGAATGCCCTAATGTTATTTAGGAGTTTAAAACGTCATGGATTTACTCCCCAATTAGTAACTTACAACATTCTTATTCATGGGCTGTGCAAGTCAGGTCGAGGTAAAACTGCAAAAGAGTTTCTCAATGAATTGGTAGAAGCAGGTCATATCCCAAATGCCATCACCTATACGACAGTAATGAAATGCTGCTTCAGATGTAGACAATTTGAAGAAGGCCTTAAAATCTTTGCAGAGATGAGGAGGAAAGGATATACATATGATGCCTTTGCTTACTGTACAGTTGCTAGTATGTTACTTAAAACCGGGAGGATGAATGAGGCCAATGAGTACCTGGGCTATATCATTACAAATGGCTTTGACCTTGATACGGTGTCTTTTAACAACATTATTAATCTATATTATAAGGAAGGTCAGCTGGATAATGCTTATAAGTTGCTGTACGAGGCAGAAAAAAAAGGCTTGAAATCTGACAAGTACACACATACTATCTTAATTGATGGCTTGTGCAGGACTGGTAATTTCAAAGAGGCCCAGCAACATTTGGACTGTATGAGTATGATGGGTTTTGATTCTAACTTAGTTGCTTTGAATTCTTTTATTAATGGGCTGTGTAAAGCTGGTCACCTTGATCATGCTTTGCAGATGTTTGAATCAATGGATGCCAAAGATTCCTTTACTTACTCCACTATAGTGCATGGTCTTTGCAAAGCTGGGAGGTTTCGTGCAGCATCTAAGCTATTACTATCATGTGTTAGAGATGGCATGAGAATTCTTAAATCAAATAAACGTGTTGTTATTAGTGGCCTTCGTTCTTCTGGGTTTTCACATGAAGCAAGGAAGGTCCAGTCTAAAATTCGATTGGCTAAGATACTGCATTATTAA